One window of Papio anubis isolate 15944 chromosome 10, Panubis1.0, whole genome shotgun sequence genomic DNA carries:
- the FZD5 gene encoding frizzled-5 produces MARPDPSAPPSLLLLLLAQLVGRAAAASKAPVCQEITVPMCRGIGYNLTHMPNQFNHDTQDEAGLEVHQFWPLVEIQCSPDLRFFLCSMYTPICLPDYHKPLPPCRSVCERAKAGCSPLMRQYGFAWPERMSCDRLPVLGRDAEVLCMDYNRSEATTAPPRPFPAKPTLPGPPGAPASGGECPAGGPSVCKCREPFVPILKESHPLYNKVRTGQVPNCAVPCYQPSFSADERTFATFWIGLWSVLCFISTSTTVATFLIDMERFRYPERPIIFLSACYLCVSLGFLVRLVVGHASVACSREHNHIHYETTGPALCTIVFLLVYFFGMASSIWWVILSLTWFLAAGMKWGNEAIAGYAQYFHLAAWLIPSVKSITALALSSVDGDPVAGICYVGNQNLNSLRGFVLGPLVLYLLVGTLFLLAGFVSLFRIRSVIKQGGTKTDKLEKLMIRIGIFTLLYTVPASIVVACYLYEQHYRESWEAALTCACPGPDAGQPRAKPEYWVLMLKYFMCLVVGITSGVWIWSGKTVESWRRFTSRCCCRPRRGHKSGGAMAAGDYPEASAALTGRTGPPGPAATYHKQVSLSHV; encoded by the coding sequence aTGGCTCGACCTGACCCGTCCGCGCCGCcctcgctgctgctgctgctcctggcgCAGCTGGTGGGCCGGGCGGCTGCCGCGTCCAAGGCCCCGGTGTGCCAGGAAATCACGGTGCCCATGTGCCGCGGCATCGGCTACAACCTGACGCACATGCCCAACCAGTTCAACCACGACACGCAGGACGAGGCGGGCCTGGAGGTGCACCAGTTCTGGCCGCTGGTGGAGATCCAATGCTCGCCGGACCTGCGCTTCTTCCTATGCTCCATGTACACGCCCATCTGTCTGCCCGACTACCACAAGCCGCTGCCGCCCTGCCGCTCGGTGTGCGAGCGCGCCAAGGCCGGCTGCTCGCCGCTGATGCGCCAGTACGGCTTCGCCTGGCCCGAGCGCATGAGCTGCGACCGCCTCCCGGTGCTGGGCCGCGACGCCGAGGTCCTCTGCATGGATTACAACCGCAGCGAGGCCACCACGGCGCCCCCCAGGCCTTTCCCAGCCAAGCCCACCCTTCCAGGCCCGCCAGGGGCGCCGGCCTCTGGGGGCGAATGCCCCGCTGGGGGCCCATCCGTGTGCAAGTGTCGCGAGCCCTTCGTGCCCATCCTGAAGGAGTCACACCCCCTCTACAACAAGGTGCGGACGGGCCAAGTGCCCAACTGCGCGGTACCCTGCTACCAGCCGTCCTTCAGTGCCGACGAGCGCACGTTCGCCACCTTCTGGATCGGCCTGTGGTCGGTCCTGTGCTTCATCTCCACATCCACCACGGTGGCCACCTTCCTCATCGACATGGAACGCTTCCGCTATCCTGAGCGCCCCATCATCTTCCTGTCAGCCTGCTACCTGTGCGTGTCTCTGGGCTTCCTAGTGCGCCTGGTCGTGGGCCATGCCAGCGTGGCCTGCAGCCGCGAGCACAACCACATCCACTACGAGACCACGGGCCCTGCGCTGTGCACCATTGTCTTCCTCCTGGTCTACTTCTTCGGCATGGCCAGCTCCATCTGGTGGGTCATCCTGTCGCTCACCTGGTTCCTGGCCGCCGGCATGAAGTGGGGCAACGAGGCCATCGCGGGCTACGCGCAGTACTTCCACCTGGCTGCGTGGCTCATCCCCAGCGTCAAGTCCATCACGGCACTGGCGCTGAGCTCCGTGGACGGGGACCCGGTGGCCGGCATCTGCTACGTGGGCAACCAGAACCTGAACTCGCTGCGCGGCTTCGTGCTGGGCCCTCTGGTGCTCTACCTGCTGGTGGGCACGCTCTTCCTGCTGGCGGGCTTCGTGTCGCTCTTCCGCATCCGCAGCGTCATCAAGCAGGGCGGCACCAAGACGGACAAGCTGGAGAAGCTCATGATCCGCATCGGCATCTTCACGCTGCTCTACACGGTGCCCGCCAGCATCGTGGTGGCCTGCTACCTGTACGAGCAGCACTACCGCGAGAGCTGGGAGGCGGCGCTCACCTGCGCCTGCCCGGGCCCCGACGCCGGCCAGCCGCGCGCCAAGCCCGAGTACTGGGTGCTCATGCTCAAGTACTTCATGTGCCTGGTGGTGGGCATCACGTCGGGCGTCTGGATCTGGTCGGGCAAGACGGTGGAGTCGTGGCGGCGTTTCACCAGCCGCTGCTGTTGCCGCCCGCGGCGCGGCCACAAGAGCGGGGGCGCCATGGCCGCTGGGGACTACCCCGAGGCGAGCGCCGCTCTCACAGGCAGGACCGGGCCGCCGGGCCCCGCCGCCACCTACCACAAGCAGGTGTCCCTGTCGCACGTGTAG